From Enterococcus wangshanyuanii, the proteins below share one genomic window:
- a CDS encoding YicC/YloC family endoribonuclease: protein MKSMTGFGKETFLNDRYQIDVEIKSVNQRFLDIQLRMPKELNPHEMAIRQLMKQTLQRGRIEAYINIKQTGSSNQEVHVHWQLIHQLLGEIEQELSAAYPNATFEPGRSIEQLLNNPDYVEVSEKQKADEGFGALVLEIVKQAVEKIDASRLQEGQQIQQVLTGYGQEFIKLVKELTGFVDVYEKDYREKFEARLNEWLGTQVEESRLLTEMAILLEKGDIHEELDRLVIHIDKLQALLLQTEPVGRELDFLIQEMNREVNTIGSKSSPIEIKNIVVQMKTILEKIREQIQNVE from the coding sequence ATGAAAAGTATGACCGGATTTGGAAAAGAAACATTTTTAAATGATCGTTATCAAATCGATGTGGAAATCAAGAGCGTCAACCAACGCTTTTTGGACATCCAGTTAAGGATGCCTAAAGAACTCAATCCCCATGAAATGGCAATTCGCCAATTAATGAAGCAAACACTACAGCGTGGAAGAATAGAAGCGTATATCAACATCAAGCAAACCGGCAGCAGTAATCAAGAGGTACATGTTCATTGGCAGCTGATCCATCAGCTGTTAGGTGAAATTGAGCAGGAGCTGTCTGCCGCGTATCCCAATGCAACATTTGAACCTGGTAGAAGTATCGAGCAGCTGCTAAACAATCCTGATTATGTTGAAGTGTCAGAAAAACAAAAAGCTGATGAAGGATTCGGCGCACTTGTTTTAGAAATCGTGAAGCAGGCAGTAGAGAAGATAGATGCTAGTCGATTACAGGAAGGACAACAAATTCAGCAAGTGCTAACTGGGTATGGACAGGAATTTATCAAGTTAGTCAAAGAACTGACTGGATTTGTCGATGTCTACGAAAAAGACTATCGAGAAAAATTTGAAGCTAGATTGAATGAATGGTTAGGCACTCAAGTCGAAGAGAGCCGTCTGTTGACCGAAATGGCGATCCTTCTTGAAAAAGGAGATATCCATGAGGAACTGGACCGCTTAGTGATTCATATTGATAAATTGCAGGCGTTGCTATTACAAACAGAGCCTGTTGGCCGAGAACTGGATTTTCTGATTCAGGAAATGAATCGCGAAGTCAATACGATCGGTTCGAAATCAAGTCCAATCGAGATCAAGAATATCGTGGTTCAGATGAAGACGATTTTAGAAAAAATTCGCGAACAGATTCAAAATGTCGAATAA
- a CDS encoding patatin-like phospholipase family protein, whose translation MRIETPVASEWRNFAAQVAESRQLLPLFETHSSAREVFSRSARKNTGNAYVAYAGKIPYLFIMTESGRVTNLLLSQETLKIGWSSIFTVIEHLFKQTFQQSISFHFPHHLTLHLKELFLAHGYKEIEENRFSKVLDYHTSLVLGGGGARGAYQIGVWQALKELEIPIKLITGTSVGALNGALILQGDFEAAKAMWEEIDTKKILAFPINKTTNDTFGGVLSQVGAFTINAIQTKGVSTKPLQELIQDTFSTEKMQQVRTDFYLVTTELPNFQERVIHFNGDQQSKWQSWLLASASFFPAMAAAKIADKYYVDGGYRNNIPVDVAIEHGATECIIVDVKGPGITKPIKVSDKITCLTLQTPWSMGAVLLFDGARSVQNIKLGYLETMKMIGKKYKGYWYTFDETLESLVQFQQHFFTYIKETYQLKLWLSAEQKNKICKKMRKVYKDRVFTENIGLVLVELLAKNQDISAAKLYTLEEMIELLQHKEMKLDLAETIGMISVQEWLKKYYDDYFLLSEKQQLTALTSLLASNEQEKAQWLAILVDKLPVQVLQLLMIEFIQTRSDKEWHKNFRMKS comes from the coding sequence ATGAGAATTGAAACACCGGTTGCATCTGAATGGCGTAACTTTGCAGCTCAGGTTGCTGAAAGTCGGCAGCTGCTGCCTTTATTTGAGACGCATTCTTCAGCAAGAGAAGTATTTAGTAGAAGTGCGCGCAAGAATACGGGGAATGCTTACGTTGCTTATGCGGGGAAAATTCCTTATTTGTTTATAATGACTGAATCAGGGAGAGTAACAAATTTACTGTTGTCTCAGGAAACGCTCAAAATAGGCTGGTCGTCTATTTTCACAGTGATCGAGCACTTATTCAAACAGACATTTCAGCAATCGATCAGCTTTCATTTTCCACATCATCTGACACTTCATTTAAAAGAACTCTTTTTAGCGCATGGGTATAAAGAGATAGAGGAGAATCGTTTTAGTAAAGTGCTGGACTATCATACAAGTTTAGTTCTCGGTGGCGGCGGTGCCAGAGGGGCATACCAGATCGGTGTTTGGCAAGCATTGAAAGAGTTAGAGATACCGATCAAACTTATTACAGGAACCTCTGTCGGAGCGTTGAATGGTGCGTTGATCCTGCAAGGTGATTTTGAAGCGGCAAAAGCGATGTGGGAAGAAATTGACACTAAAAAGATTTTGGCTTTTCCCATCAATAAGACCACTAATGATACGTTTGGCGGTGTGCTTAGCCAAGTAGGGGCATTCACTATAAATGCGATTCAAACAAAAGGAGTTTCTACAAAGCCGCTGCAAGAATTGATTCAGGATACTTTTTCGACGGAAAAGATGCAGCAGGTGCGTACTGATTTTTATTTAGTGACCACAGAGCTGCCAAATTTTCAGGAGAGAGTGATTCATTTTAATGGAGATCAACAGTCCAAATGGCAAAGCTGGCTCTTAGCGTCAGCCTCCTTTTTCCCTGCTATGGCCGCGGCCAAAATAGCGGATAAATATTATGTTGACGGTGGTTATCGCAACAATATTCCTGTAGATGTCGCTATCGAACATGGAGCAACAGAATGCATCATTGTTGATGTCAAAGGACCGGGCATCACAAAGCCTATAAAAGTTTCAGATAAAATCACCTGCCTGACCCTGCAAACACCTTGGTCAATGGGTGCAGTTCTTTTATTTGATGGTGCACGCTCTGTTCAAAATATTAAGCTGGGCTATTTGGAAACAATGAAAATGATCGGCAAAAAGTACAAAGGTTACTGGTATACATTTGATGAGACGCTGGAAAGTCTTGTGCAGTTTCAACAGCATTTTTTCACATATATCAAAGAAACCTATCAGTTGAAATTATGGCTATCAGCCGAACAAAAAAATAAGATCTGTAAAAAAATGCGTAAAGTTTATAAAGACAGGGTGTTCACTGAAAATATTGGTTTAGTCTTAGTAGAGCTATTAGCAAAAAATCAAGATATCTCTGCAGCTAAGCTTTATACGTTGGAAGAAATGATTGAGCTCTTACAACATAAAGAGATGAAGCTGGATTTAGCTGAGACGATCGGTATGATTTCAGTACAGGAATGGCTGAAAAAGTATTATGATGATTATTTCTTATTATCTGAGAAGCAGCAATTGACCGCGCTAACCAGCCTGCTTGCTTCAAATGAACAGGAAAAAGCACAATGGTTGGCAATTTTAGTGGATAAGCTGCCAGTCCAAGTATTACAATTATTAATGATCGAATTTATTCAAACAAGGAGTGATAAAGAATGGCACAAGAATTTTCGTATGAAATCGTAG
- a CDS encoding DUF1958 domain-containing protein has product MPTFKKQLPLIIFFSLLLCFLIGNQQQVAEAVTNETDFTENPKYPIKDGYRPKASIVIDAGSGQILWEDQPDLSWSPASIAKVMTMYLAFEAMEHGKFSLDTTVTATEKYVNISQLYALSNNKISLGVDYPVRDLLTMIAVPSSNVATLMLANLVTDGDETSFIHRMNEKAAELGMENTTYFNCSGAQISAFDGYYQADGIDPDGDNKSTARDLAVLAYHLIKNYPDALQFTSKPVVTTMENTPYEETFETYNYSLPGARYGYEGVDGLKTGSSPTGGFNYIATAKKGEVRLIEVILGVGDWSDQEGEYERHIAGNAILDNAFSAYEYKKLLNKGANTVNQKELTLEQDFYGFVKKGTEPHFITENGSLSLASELGQVSPKLPVQTVHYQEKQTTAQETTKKKQEQKKTSFFPFEKDTLNYWISGILTFLGILFFVFSRLFRKRISGTRRSSRTVGTFMTRSFVVFGFIFILGAVSVWFFL; this is encoded by the coding sequence ATGCCTACGTTCAAAAAACAATTACCTCTAATCATTTTTTTCTCATTACTTCTGTGCTTTTTGATTGGGAATCAACAACAAGTAGCAGAAGCTGTCACCAACGAAACAGATTTTACAGAAAATCCTAAATATCCTATCAAAGACGGCTATCGACCAAAAGCCTCGATCGTCATCGACGCTGGCTCTGGTCAAATCTTATGGGAAGATCAGCCTGATTTGTCTTGGAGCCCTGCAAGTATCGCAAAAGTCATGACAATGTACTTAGCATTTGAAGCAATGGAGCATGGCAAATTTTCATTAGATACTACGGTCACAGCTACAGAAAAATATGTAAATATTTCTCAGCTATACGCTTTGAGCAACAATAAAATCTCTTTAGGTGTTGACTATCCCGTTCGAGATTTGCTCACCATGATTGCAGTTCCTTCTTCAAATGTCGCAACATTGATGCTGGCAAATCTAGTAACAGATGGTGATGAAACCAGCTTCATTCATCGGATGAATGAGAAGGCAGCTGAGCTAGGTATGGAAAATACGACGTACTTCAACTGCAGCGGTGCACAGATCAGTGCTTTTGACGGGTATTATCAAGCAGACGGAATCGATCCTGACGGAGACAACAAATCAACTGCACGCGATTTAGCAGTTTTAGCTTACCATCTAATCAAAAACTATCCCGATGCACTACAGTTCACAAGTAAGCCTGTAGTCACAACGATGGAAAATACACCTTATGAGGAAACCTTTGAGACCTATAATTACTCTTTACCAGGAGCTCGATATGGCTATGAAGGAGTTGACGGACTAAAAACTGGATCAAGTCCAACTGGCGGATTCAACTATATTGCCACAGCAAAAAAAGGAGAGGTTCGTCTCATTGAAGTTATTTTAGGCGTCGGTGACTGGTCGGACCAAGAAGGAGAGTATGAACGTCATATTGCCGGAAATGCAATTTTAGATAATGCCTTCTCAGCCTATGAGTATAAAAAATTACTGAATAAAGGTGCTAACACGGTCAATCAAAAAGAACTTACCTTGGAACAGGATTTTTACGGCTTCGTGAAAAAAGGTACGGAGCCTCATTTCATCACAGAAAATGGTAGCTTGAGTCTTGCTAGCGAATTGGGCCAAGTTTCTCCAAAACTACCCGTTCAAACTGTCCACTATCAAGAAAAACAAACAACTGCCCAAGAAACGACCAAGAAGAAACAGGAACAAAAGAAGACTTCCTTCTTCCCGTTTGAAAAAGACACACTCAACTATTGGATCAGCGGGATTCTGACCTTTTTAGGTATTCTATTCTTTGTGTTTTCCCGCTTATTTAGAAAACGTATTTCAGGGACACGCCGAAGTAGTCGGACAGTAGGTACGTTTATGACTCGTTCATTCGTTGTTTTCGGCTTTATCTTTATACTCGGGGCTGTCAGCGTTTGGTTCTTTTTATAG
- a CDS encoding YdbC family protein: protein MAQEFSYEIVEEIAVLSENQKGWRKELNLVSWNGRPPKFDLRDWSAGHEKMGKGITLTNEEFETLSNAIKSM from the coding sequence ATGGCACAAGAATTTTCGTATGAAATCGTAGAAGAAATTGCTGTACTATCTGAAAATCAAAAAGGTTGGCGTAAAGAGTTAAATTTGGTCAGCTGGAACGGACGTCCGCCAAAATTTGATTTACGAGACTGGTCTGCGGGTCATGAAAAAATGGGCAAAGGAATCACCCTGACCAACGAGGAATTTGAAACACTGTCTAATGCGATAAAATCTATGTAG